A genomic segment from Juglans regia cultivar Chandler chromosome 14, Walnut 2.0, whole genome shotgun sequence encodes:
- the LOC109002841 gene encoding auxin-responsive protein SAUR50-like: MAAKPRTNGIVKLKIVAEKLQRSLSLVKKSSSNCDKYEINSDTPVPVDVKEGHFVVNAVEGDEPRRFVVPLSYLTHPTFVRLLEKAAEEYGFDHEGALTVPCRPSELERILAE; the protein is encoded by the coding sequence ATGGCAGCTAAGCCCAGAACCAATGGCATTGTCAAGCTCAAGATAGTGGCGGAAAAGCTCCAAAGAAGTCTTTCATTGGTTAAGAAATCAAGTTCCAACTGTGACAAGTACGAAATAAATAGTGACACGCCTGTGCCAGTAGACGTGAAGGAAGGACATTTTGTGGTGAATGCTGTGGAGGGGGATGAACCAAGGAGATTTGTGGTACCCTTAAGCTACTTGACACACCCAACTTTTGTAAGGCTCTTGGAGAAGGCAGCCGAGGAATACGGTTTTGATCACGAAGGTGCACTTACTGTTCCTTGTAGGCCAAGTGAGCTTGAGAGAATATTGGCAGAGTAA